One Echeneis naucrates chromosome 16, fEcheNa1.1, whole genome shotgun sequence DNA window includes the following coding sequences:
- the pnpla2 gene encoding patatin-like phospholipase domain-containing protein 2 isoform X1, translating into MFPLDSPWNISFAGCGFLGIYHVGVASCLLEQAPFLVLNARHIYGASAGALAATALVSDVCLGETGACIIDVAKEARKRFLGPMHPSFNLVKIVRYMLHRTLPADSHHRANGRLGISLTRVTDGENVLVSNFNSKQELVQACVCSAYIPVYCGLIPPTLQGVRYVDGGISDNLPQYELKNTITVSPFSGESDICPRDTSTNIHELRFTNTSIQFTLTNLYRVSRALFPPDPMTMKAMCKQGYKDALRFLKKNGLLDFNGPLRDRPLLAHENEDYNDDEEEENKSIEEEESPHKEEREEMVRSISSLEEHIIEHLPPILHKALVEACMERRSLVQSLSNLLPVRVASTIMLPYTLPLESAMFFTLRLLEWLPDVQEDVVWIREQILRIVQRILQQASRSISQHVSARFSYQLELHHYQSLPYQLSSTNLFPSWVKERSSSVQDIFSRLNQYKRHLMSGILCINMDLQGSFETGQMPQNNSSLSILSTEGLTFETGCANIPPAADCSDATSSS; encoded by the exons ATGTTCCCGTTAGACTCCCCGTGGAACATCTCCTTCGCGGGCTGCGGCTTCCTCGGCATCTACCACGTCGGCGTGGCCAGCTGTCTGCTGGAGCAGGCCCCCTTCCTGGTGCTCAACGCCCGGCACATATACGGGGCATCGGCCGGGGCCCTCGCTGCCACGGCCCTGGTCAGTGACGTCTGTCTCG GAGAGACTGGAGCATGTATCATCGATGTTGCCAAAGAGGCCAGAAAGCGATTCTTGGGACCCATGCATCCTTCTTTTAACCTTGTGAAGATCGTGCGTTACATGCTGCATCGCACTTTGCCAGCTGATTCCCACCATCGTGCCAACGGACGGCTAGGAATCTCTCTCACCCGAGTaacagatggagaaaatgtCCTGGTGTCTAACTTCAACAGCAAGCAGGAGTTGGTTCAG GCATGTGTCTGCAGTGCTTACATTCCCGTGTATTGTGGCCTTATTCCTCCAACTCTGCAAGGAGTG CGATACGTCGATGGAGGAATTTCAGACAACCTGCCTCAGTATGAACTGAAAAACACCATCACGGTATCGCCGTTCTCTGGAGAGAGTGACATCTGCCCCCGGGACACATCAACCAACATACATGAGCTACGATTCACCAACACAAGCATCCAGTTCACTCTCACCAACCTCTACAGAGTCTCCAGAGCTCTTTTCCCTCCAGACCCCATG ACTATGAAGGCCATGTGTAAACAGGGATACAAAGACGCTTTGCGCTTTTTAAAGAAGAATG gcTTGCTTGATTTCAATGGGCCTCTAAGAGACAGACCACTGCTAGCTCATGAAAATGAGGATTacaatgatgatgaggaggaggagaataaaagtattgaagaggaagagagccCCCAtaaagaagaaagggaagagatgGTTCGATCCATCTCCTCACTAGAAGAGCATATCATCGAACACCTGCCGCCCATCCTTCACAAAG ctctggtTGAGGCTTGCATGGAGAGGAGGAGCCTGGTGCAGTCACTAAGCAACTTGCTTCCTGTCCGGGTGGCGTCAACCATCATGCTTCCTTACACTCTCCCACTGGAGTCTGCTATGTTTTTTACTCTCAG ACTTCTAGAATGGCTGCCGGATGTGCAGGAAGATGTGGTATGGATTCGAGAGCAGATATTAAGAATCGTGCAGCGCATTCTTCAGCAAGCCTCTAGAAGCATTTCCCAGCACGTATCTGCCAG GTTTTCTTATCAGCTGGAGCTGCACCACTACCAGTCCCTCCCCTACCAGCTCAGCTCCACCAACCTGTTTCCAAGCTGGGTGAAAGAACGAAGCTCTTCTGTCCAGGATATCTTCTCACGTCTCAATCAATATAAGAGACACCTGATGTCTGGGATTCTGTGCATCAACATGGACCTGCAAGGTTCCTTCGAAACTGGACAGATGCCACAAAATAATAGCTCTTTGTCCATCCTGTCCACCGAAGGCCTCACATTTGAGACAGGATGTGCTAATATAccacctgctgctgactgtAGCGATGCCACCAGCAGCTCCTAA
- the pnpla2 gene encoding patatin-like phospholipase domain-containing protein 2 isoform X2, protein MHPSFNLVKIVRYMLHRTLPADSHHRANGRLGISLTRVTDGENVLVSNFNSKQELVQACVCSAYIPVYCGLIPPTLQGVRYVDGGISDNLPQYELKNTITVSPFSGESDICPRDTSTNIHELRFTNTSIQFTLTNLYRVSRALFPPDPMTMKAMCKQGYKDALRFLKKNGLLDFNGPLRDRPLLAHENEDYNDDEEEENKSIEEEESPHKEEREEMVRSISSLEEHIIEHLPPILHKALVEACMERRSLVQSLSNLLPVRVASTIMLPYTLPLESAMFFTLRLLEWLPDVQEDVVWIREQILRIVQRILQQASRSISQHVSARFSYQLELHHYQSLPYQLSSTNLFPSWVKERSSSVQDIFSRLNQYKRHLMSGILCINMDLQGSFETGQMPQNNSSLSILSTEGLTFETGCANIPPAADCSDATSSS, encoded by the exons ATGCATCCTTCTTTTAACCTTGTGAAGATCGTGCGTTACATGCTGCATCGCACTTTGCCAGCTGATTCCCACCATCGTGCCAACGGACGGCTAGGAATCTCTCTCACCCGAGTaacagatggagaaaatgtCCTGGTGTCTAACTTCAACAGCAAGCAGGAGTTGGTTCAG GCATGTGTCTGCAGTGCTTACATTCCCGTGTATTGTGGCCTTATTCCTCCAACTCTGCAAGGAGTG CGATACGTCGATGGAGGAATTTCAGACAACCTGCCTCAGTATGAACTGAAAAACACCATCACGGTATCGCCGTTCTCTGGAGAGAGTGACATCTGCCCCCGGGACACATCAACCAACATACATGAGCTACGATTCACCAACACAAGCATCCAGTTCACTCTCACCAACCTCTACAGAGTCTCCAGAGCTCTTTTCCCTCCAGACCCCATG ACTATGAAGGCCATGTGTAAACAGGGATACAAAGACGCTTTGCGCTTTTTAAAGAAGAATG gcTTGCTTGATTTCAATGGGCCTCTAAGAGACAGACCACTGCTAGCTCATGAAAATGAGGATTacaatgatgatgaggaggaggagaataaaagtattgaagaggaagagagccCCCAtaaagaagaaagggaagagatgGTTCGATCCATCTCCTCACTAGAAGAGCATATCATCGAACACCTGCCGCCCATCCTTCACAAAG ctctggtTGAGGCTTGCATGGAGAGGAGGAGCCTGGTGCAGTCACTAAGCAACTTGCTTCCTGTCCGGGTGGCGTCAACCATCATGCTTCCTTACACTCTCCCACTGGAGTCTGCTATGTTTTTTACTCTCAG ACTTCTAGAATGGCTGCCGGATGTGCAGGAAGATGTGGTATGGATTCGAGAGCAGATATTAAGAATCGTGCAGCGCATTCTTCAGCAAGCCTCTAGAAGCATTTCCCAGCACGTATCTGCCAG GTTTTCTTATCAGCTGGAGCTGCACCACTACCAGTCCCTCCCCTACCAGCTCAGCTCCACCAACCTGTTTCCAAGCTGGGTGAAAGAACGAAGCTCTTCTGTCCAGGATATCTTCTCACGTCTCAATCAATATAAGAGACACCTGATGTCTGGGATTCTGTGCATCAACATGGACCTGCAAGGTTCCTTCGAAACTGGACAGATGCCACAAAATAATAGCTCTTTGTCCATCCTGTCCACCGAAGGCCTCACATTTGAGACAGGATGTGCTAATATAccacctgctgctgactgtAGCGATGCCACCAGCAGCTCCTAA